One Gadus macrocephalus chromosome 17, ASM3116895v1 genomic window, CAATACAGCAGTTTCCAAAACCTATCCTCTGATCACAACATCCATATAATATGGACCCAACACGTTGTGGTAAATCTCTGAGGTCTACGTTCAACAGCAATATCAAACAATATGAAATATTGTTTTTACAGTACTTGCAAGGTTCATTATTAAAGGGTTATTTCAACGAGCTTTAAAGTGCCTTATAACAGGATACCCAACAAACATTACATGTGGTTCTCTGAAAAACGTATCACTCAAGATGGCTGTTCAGAATATTGTTGCACAATCATTATTTAGCAAACAGTGATATAGAAAGGGAAAACATGGTCAAACAGGACACGCACTGTATTTTACTTTTGCAATTTACATGCAAAAATTGAACAATATTGCTATTCCATCCCAACCTGCTAAGAACATGCCAAATGACAGCAATCTATCAATAGCAGCTTTTCAACTTCTGGCCTTTAGTTTGCGTAAAACTTTAATCACATTTTTTCTGGCAACAACATAACATACATACATTGATTCATCGAAACAAAGAAACGACATGTTAACGCAATAGGTTAACAAATGTTAAGAGGTCACCATGCCACCATGGCTGCTCAGTGTGTTTAATAACGGGGCATGTGCAACCTTGGAAACAGCTAAATGAACATGTCTATCTGACTTCCTCTTTGGgtaagagagaggaagtgaaatTAGACTTtgtgttgctgttttttttgtgaactCGACATGTGTTAGGGAAGTGAGCACGATGGGCAGAAACCAACAGTCGACAAATTAGTTATAAATTAATAGAAATGTCAAAATATCACGATTGCACAAAAGGAAAATCTTAAAGTATTAAAATGCATACAACTAATACTATCCTTTTGTAAGTGAACTGCAGTTTCTCAGACGACACACTTTACTAACATGAATCCACTGCAGCACAAAAGGTTCCTTCCTTGTCGACTGCATCATCTCACATTCCTGTTATTCCCAACATTCCAACCTTTGAGGATGAAAATAGGGCGTGCCCTCCTCAAGGGACAAGTGAGTCCGATAACGGTCTGTGTGTGAAGACaaacttcatttcatttcattcagcTGTCTGTGCAAAGTTCCCTTTGTGAAAACTCTGAAACAGAGACACTCAGACAGTCAGATTACCAGGGGACCAAAACCTGCATAGTTAATTGAAAATtaaagtgcgtgtgtgtgtgtgtgtgtgtgtgtgtaaccgcaCGAGTCAAAGATCCATTCAACCGCCTCGCAAATTCATCACCGCACAACAAATTAATTGGCTCTCTCGTcgttccctcactccctcagtGACATTTGTGGCCCTTGGGCCCCTGTCGCGCCAGCTGGTCCCTCTCGGCTCCGTAGATCCTCTCGGCGTGCCAGGAGAACCAGCCGATGATGGCGGCGATGGtggcctgcagcagcagcatcacccCGTAGGTGGCGGGCGCCGTGGGGCCGGGCAGGGCCgtcagggcggcggcggcggcctcctcGGGCAGCGCCAGCATGGGCCGCAGCAGCACGGCGCGCACCTCGGCCTTGATCATGTGGAACTCGTCCAGGATGGACAGGAAGGTGCAGCAGTGGAACCACTGGTGGCTGTGGCCCCAGACGTCGAAGCGGCCCGGCGCCAGCCTCTCGGGCACCTTGCTGATGTTGAACACGGCCGACACCACCAGCCACAGGCAGTGGCGGCAGAAGTACCCGGCCATGGAGGCGGACGAGGCGAAGGAGGCGGACGCCGGCGGGTACGGCGAGCGGGTCAGCAGGCGGTAGAAGATGGGCGTGGAGGAGACGAGGAAGGGCAGCAGGAAGACCAGCGTGCGGATGAGGTAGCGGTGCCGCCGCCAGCGCTGGCGCGTGTTGCAGCACGACAGGATGCAGATGATGGCCACCACGCACGAGCTGGGCACGTAGAAGGTCTCGAACAGCGCGCCCGCGTCGGGGAACCCGTACGGCGCCAGCAgtgatggcggcggcggcggcggctcggtGCTTGAGCCGTTGGCGGCCCACCCCTGCCCCGTCCCCAGGACCCCCGCCCGGGGGTGGATGTAGTAGTAGTACGCCAGGGAGGAGCCCACGGTGTAGGCGCTGATGGTGCCGTAGTCCACGAAGAAGCACACCTCGCGGACCACCAGGGACATGGAGTTGAGCAGGTGGGCCAGGCTGCTGGCCGCCAGCAGGAAGAGCACGCCCAGCACGTAGTTCCACAGCGGGTAGAAGAAGGGGGCGCCGGGGGGGGGCGCCCCGTCCCACCAGAACACCTCCACCAGGTGGTAGGCGAACACGAACACGGGCAGGAAGTGGGTCCAGAAGTTGCCCGTCTCGTTGGTGGGCCGGAAGGCCGACAGCAGGCACTGGCGCAGGGTGTATGTGGGGAAGCGGTAGCCCGTCAGGATGTAGCTCTCGGTGACGCGGGCAGGCACGTCGGCGTGCCCCAGGAGGGGCGGGGCGTCGCGGTGGTTGAGGAACATGGTGGTCGCGATGTGCAAcgtgttattatattattattgtattttatatatattatgcgTTTATTCTTGCAATGCGTTTTTTTTTGCGGTTATTGCTTCAAGTCTGGAGACTTTGGCTTTGGCTCCCCGGTGGCTAATGAGCTTCAGACATGTGAGCTGTGTGATTGGTCGAAGCTTCCTGGGTCGTAAAGAGGAACTTTACCCTCTGCTGTTATAGTGCCCTATAGACCCTTGTTTCTCAGACCCTTTGATCTTCTGTGCTTCTGTCCAAAGGTCATGTGTTTATCACACGTGCCACATGTGAGTGCTATTTTCAAGCCTGTTAATAATTACCCATAGAAATGGTCAGGTTTGACCATGACAGTGTAGATACAAGATTTTTGATGTTGAGGACCTAAAACATTCCCTGCCttaattttcttttctttttttatgtaaaATACAGATAACCTGAACCTGGTGTTAGTCACGCCTGTATTTTTCTGTCAGATTTtgcataaaatatatttatataacatGAATCAGCAGTGTAGCAGCATTCAGCTCCGCCGGTATGTAGGTCATGTGGGCACGCACTACCAGCTGACATTGCCAGGACCTACCCCGTATCGTcccttttatatatatacatgatagTCCTTCCCGGTGTCCTCGTCGCCCTGCCTGCCAAATTGTCACTCGATTTGTTCTTGGCAGTGAAGCTGtagaacattaaaaaaagacCGATGAGCTTGCAGTGTAGATATCGCTCTTTTCTTACGACCAAGAAAGGAAATATAGCACAGAGGTAGATCTCACCGGCACAAAGTCTATTTGTCACCATGAACCGCTCTTTTGGAGTGTGTATTAGCGTCCAGCTGGCGTTTGTCCTTGAGTCACGGCGCTGTATCCTCCTTGAACGGATAGGTTCTGAACTCGGAGCGAGTCCTTCACACTCGGTTGCCTCTGTCGTCCTTGAAGGTGAAAAAATAGCGGAACGGCTCCTCGTTGCGGGACGCC contains:
- the paqr9 gene encoding membrane progesterone receptor epsilon, which gives rise to MFLNHRDAPPLLGHADVPARVTESYILTGYRFPTYTLRQCLLSAFRPTNETGNFWTHFLPVFVFAYHLVEVFWWDGAPPPGAPFFYPLWNYVLGVLFLLAASSLAHLLNSMSLVVREVCFFVDYGTISAYTVGSSLAYYYYIHPRAGVLGTGQGWAANGSSTEPPPPPPSLLAPYGFPDAGALFETFYVPSSCVVAIICILSCCNTRQRWRRHRYLIRTLVFLLPFLVSSTPIFYRLLTRSPYPPASASFASSASMAGYFCRHCLWLVVSAVFNISKVPERLAPGRFDVWGHSHQWFHCCTFLSILDEFHMIKAEVRAVLLRPMLALPEEAAAAALTALPGPTAPATYGVMLLLQATIAAIIGWFSWHAERIYGAERDQLARQGPKGHKCH